In the Paenibacillus pabuli genome, one interval contains:
- the fliJ gene encoding flagellar export protein FliJ yields MKFRYHFQKVVDLKSNEKTQAEWMLSTAIGKLQTEEEHLLQLMNDKNELISVIQSATESTASVSSLQEMQRYVYHLDECITKKNTDVKHAQVNVQRNQTFLNGKMVDEKVWLEARDKAKIKFQQEMLLREQNDLDEMATVRFAAKAGRAI; encoded by the coding sequence ATGAAATTTCGATATCATTTCCAAAAGGTAGTTGACCTGAAAAGCAATGAAAAAACACAAGCGGAGTGGATGTTATCCACAGCAATCGGCAAACTTCAAACAGAAGAAGAACACCTTTTACAACTTATGAATGATAAAAACGAACTGATTAGTGTCATTCAATCCGCAACGGAGAGCACTGCTTCTGTATCCAGTCTGCAAGAAATGCAGCGGTACGTGTATCACCTGGATGAGTGCATTACTAAAAAGAATACAGATGTTAAACACGCTCAGGTCAATGTACAGCGAAATCAGACGTTCTTGAACGGTAAGATGGTTGATGAAAAAGTGTGGCTTGAAGCGAGAGACAAAGCCAAGATCAAATTTCAGCAGGAGATGCTCCTCCGGGAACAGAACGATCTGGACGAGATGGCTACTGTACGCTTCGCTGCAAAGGCCGGACGCGCAATCTGA
- a CDS encoding FliH/SctL family protein: MSNLIKSFQYVPVDDRKRLENHHHYGGAEAEGTDSEVEGAEAEALQARVDEETKRLTAEMLEDAKEFAEKQVREASEEAERMLKEAREQIDSWWQEQRQQDEHLIEAMRSQGFQQGFDEGKVQAELDLQVQIEQMMKEAQEVLQEAYVAKDQIIQEAEPFLVDLACGIAEKVIDKQLTVEPEHTLELIRQNLSRKREQGMIALCVAPEQFAFVQAAREELSLSIDSQAELQILPDATVKDKGCVIRSSFGSVDARIDTQLSEIKKELVRIALEDEGRKNQHEGS; the protein is encoded by the coding sequence TTGTCTAATTTGATTAAATCTTTCCAGTATGTGCCGGTTGATGACCGCAAACGTCTTGAAAATCATCATCATTATGGTGGAGCTGAAGCCGAGGGAACGGATAGTGAAGTAGAAGGCGCAGAGGCAGAGGCGTTACAGGCCCGTGTAGACGAAGAAACTAAGCGTCTGACTGCGGAGATGCTGGAGGATGCCAAGGAGTTTGCAGAAAAGCAGGTACGCGAAGCTTCCGAGGAAGCCGAACGAATGCTTAAAGAAGCCCGTGAGCAGATCGATAGCTGGTGGCAGGAACAGCGTCAGCAGGATGAACATTTAATTGAAGCGATGCGTTCACAAGGTTTTCAGCAGGGTTTTGATGAAGGCAAAGTACAAGCTGAACTGGATCTCCAAGTGCAGATCGAACAGATGATGAAAGAAGCTCAGGAAGTACTTCAAGAGGCTTATGTAGCAAAAGATCAAATTATTCAGGAAGCAGAGCCTTTCCTTGTGGATCTGGCATGCGGAATCGCAGAGAAGGTTATTGATAAGCAGCTCACTGTCGAACCGGAGCATACTCTCGAATTGATCCGTCAGAACCTGTCACGGAAACGTGAACAAGGAATGATTGCTTTGTGTGTAGCTCCAGAGCAATTTGCTTTTGTACAGGCTGCGCGTGAAGAGTTGTCCTTATCCATCGACTCACAGGCCGAACTTCAAATATTGCCTGATGCAACGGTGAAAGACAAAGGGTGTGTCATTCGCTCGTCTTTTGGCAGCGTGGATGCCCGTATTGATACACAACTATCCGAGATTAAAAAAGAACTGGTCCGCATAGCACTTGAGGATGAGGGGCGAAAAAATCAACATGAAGGTTCTTAG
- the fliG gene encoding flagellar motor switch protein FliG translates to MAKASSQGLTGRQKAAILLITLGPEVSAQIFKHLRDEEIEQLTLEIANVRKVDASEKDMIMAEFHQICLAQEYISQGGITYAREILEKALGSQKALEVINRLTATLQVRPFDFARKADPNQILNFIQNESPQTIALVLSYLQFEQAAAILSSLPQEKQADVARRVAVMDSTSPEVISQVERVLEQKLSSTVTQDYTNAGGIESIVQILNGVDRGTERTILDSLEIQDPELAEEIKKRMFVFEDIVNVDDRSIQRIIRDIDNADLQLALKVASEEVRDAVFRNMSKRMSETFKEEMEFMGPVRLRDVEEAQTRIVGTIRRLEEAGEIIIARGGGDDIIV, encoded by the coding sequence TTGGCAAAGGCAAGCAGTCAAGGTTTGACTGGAAGACAAAAAGCAGCAATTTTGTTAATAACACTAGGTCCGGAAGTGTCGGCACAAATCTTCAAACATCTGCGTGATGAGGAGATTGAACAATTAACATTGGAAATTGCGAATGTTCGCAAAGTTGATGCTTCCGAAAAAGATATGATTATGGCTGAGTTTCACCAGATCTGTCTTGCTCAGGAATACATTTCTCAAGGCGGTATTACTTACGCGAGAGAAATTTTGGAAAAAGCACTCGGATCGCAAAAAGCACTTGAAGTTATTAATCGTTTGACAGCTACGCTGCAGGTTAGACCATTTGATTTTGCACGCAAAGCGGATCCAAACCAAATACTAAACTTTATTCAAAACGAAAGTCCACAGACGATTGCCTTGGTACTATCCTATCTGCAATTTGAGCAGGCAGCAGCAATTCTATCATCGTTGCCTCAGGAGAAGCAGGCTGATGTTGCACGAAGAGTCGCTGTCATGGACAGCACATCCCCTGAGGTTATCTCTCAGGTGGAACGTGTATTGGAACAAAAGCTGTCGTCAACGGTTACACAGGATTATACAAATGCAGGCGGTATCGAGTCGATCGTACAGATTTTGAATGGAGTCGACCGGGGTACGGAGCGTACCATTCTGGACTCTCTGGAAATTCAGGATCCGGAACTTGCCGAAGAAATCAAAAAGCGCATGTTTGTATTCGAAGATATTGTCAATGTGGACGATCGTTCGATTCAGCGTATCATCCGCGATATCGACAACGCGGACTTGCAGCTTGCACTCAAAGTGGCGAGCGAAGAAGTTCGGGATGCCGTGTTCCGCAACATGTCCAAACGGATGTCCGAGACATTCAAGGAAGAGATGGAATTTATGGGACCTGTTCGGCTGCGTGATGTGGAAGAAGCCCAGACTCGTATCGTAGGAACGATCCGCAGACTGGAAGAAGCTGGTGAAATCATTATCGCTCGCGGCGGAGGAGATGATATCATTGTCTAA
- the hslU gene encoding ATP-dependent protease ATPase subunit HslU produces the protein MQTQALTPRQIVAELDKYIVGQKQAKKSVAVALRNRYRRSLLPEHTQDDIVPKNILMIGPTGVGKTEIARRLAKLVGAPFVKVEATKFTEVGYVGRDVESMIRDLIETSMRMVKLERTEQVKDKAEEAANERIVHILAPSQSKSKNQRNPFEMIFGNNGNNTPEQEEPEPDTNVAERRRKIKFDLLSGKLEEDIIEIDVEDTAPNMMDMFAGQGNDQMGMNMQEMFGSLLPRRTKKRKLAIKEARKVLIQEEASKLIDMDDVTQESIRRAEQTGIIFIDEIDKVASQGRGSGPDVSREGVQRDILPIVEGSTVMTKYGPVKTDYILFMAAGAFHVAKPSDLIPELQGRFPIRVELNSLSLEEFVSILTEPKNALTKQYVDLLRTENIEIEFSDEAIREIAKLAESVNQNTENIGARRLHTILEKLLEDLSYEAPELTLERMVITPEYVREKLNDIAQDRDLSQYIL, from the coding sequence ATGCAAACACAGGCGTTAACACCAAGACAAATCGTTGCAGAGCTTGATAAGTATATTGTAGGTCAGAAACAGGCCAAAAAATCGGTGGCTGTTGCCTTACGCAATCGATATCGCCGAAGCCTTTTGCCAGAGCATACGCAGGATGATATTGTGCCTAAAAACATACTGATGATTGGACCGACAGGTGTTGGTAAAACGGAAATTGCCCGCCGTCTGGCTAAACTGGTGGGAGCCCCCTTTGTAAAGGTGGAGGCAACGAAATTTACGGAAGTCGGTTATGTTGGTCGTGATGTTGAATCCATGATCCGTGACCTGATTGAAACGTCCATGCGTATGGTCAAGCTGGAACGGACTGAACAGGTAAAAGACAAGGCTGAAGAAGCTGCCAATGAACGCATCGTACATATCCTGGCTCCTTCCCAATCCAAGTCCAAAAATCAACGTAACCCGTTTGAAATGATATTTGGCAACAACGGAAATAACACACCCGAGCAGGAAGAACCTGAGCCGGACACGAATGTCGCAGAGCGGCGTCGCAAGATCAAGTTCGATCTATTATCCGGCAAGCTGGAAGAAGACATCATCGAGATTGATGTGGAGGATACTGCTCCGAACATGATGGATATGTTTGCAGGTCAGGGGAATGACCAGATGGGCATGAACATGCAGGAGATGTTTGGGAGTCTGCTGCCGCGACGCACCAAGAAACGCAAACTGGCGATCAAGGAAGCGCGTAAAGTTCTGATCCAGGAAGAAGCAAGTAAGCTGATCGACATGGATGATGTTACGCAAGAGTCCATTCGCAGAGCTGAACAGACGGGTATTATTTTTATTGATGAAATCGACAAGGTAGCCAGCCAGGGACGCGGGAGCGGCCCGGATGTCTCTCGTGAAGGCGTTCAGCGGGACATTTTGCCTATCGTGGAAGGTTCTACTGTGATGACCAAGTATGGGCCTGTTAAAACGGATTATATTCTGTTTATGGCAGCTGGGGCATTCCATGTGGCTAAACCCTCGGATCTAATCCCTGAACTTCAGGGGCGTTTCCCAATTCGCGTGGAGTTAAACAGCCTGTCCCTGGAGGAATTTGTATCTATATTGACGGAACCTAAAAATGCGTTAACCAAGCAGTATGTCGACTTGCTGCGTACTGAAAATATTGAAATTGAGTTCTCGGATGAGGCCATTCGTGAGATTGCCAAGCTTGCTGAATCCGTAAACCAAAATACGGAGAACATTGGAGCTAGACGACTGCATACGATTCTTGAGAAACTTCTTGAGGATTTGTCCTATGAGGCTCCTGAGCTCACGCTGGAGCGAATGGTCATTACTCCGGAGTATGTGCGTGAGAAACTGAACGATATTGCACAGGACCGTGACCTGAGTCAATATATTCTGTAA
- the hslV gene encoding ATP-dependent protease subunit HslV, with product MDMSFHATTICAVRHNGKAAIAGDGQVTMGQSVVMKNTAKKVRRLYRGQVVAGFAGSVADAITLFEKFEGKLEEHHGNLQRAAVELAKDWRQDRILRKLEALLIVMDKTGMLLISGGGEIIEPDDDVIAIGSGGNFALSAARALKRHATNLEAKDIARESLQVAAELCVYTNNNIIVEEL from the coding sequence ATGGATATGTCATTTCATGCTACAACCATCTGTGCAGTTCGTCATAATGGCAAGGCAGCGATTGCCGGAGATGGTCAGGTGACCATGGGACAAAGTGTTGTGATGAAAAATACGGCCAAAAAAGTAAGACGTCTGTACCGGGGCCAGGTAGTGGCTGGTTTTGCTGGTTCAGTAGCAGATGCCATTACATTGTTCGAAAAGTTTGAGGGTAAGCTGGAGGAACATCACGGTAATTTGCAGCGCGCTGCGGTGGAGCTTGCCAAGGACTGGCGGCAGGATCGGATTTTGCGCAAGCTTGAAGCACTGCTCATCGTTATGGATAAGACAGGAATGCTGCTCATCTCGGGCGGTGGGGAAATTATTGAGCCGGATGACGATGTCATTGCGATCGGTTCTGGTGGGAACTTCGCCCTGTCTGCTGCACGTGCATTGAAACGTCATGCAACAAACCTGGAAGCCAAGGACATTGCTCGTGAGTCATTGCAGGTTGCTGCAGAATTATGTGTGTATACCAACAATAATATCATTGTAGAAGAACTGTAA
- the fliI gene encoding flagellar protein export ATPase FliI — protein sequence MKVLSSQRYIEHLRQFDPVRVNGKVTQVIGLMVESEGPDASIGDVCYIYPGKSEKPIQAEVVGFRDNKVLLMPLGELQSIGPGCDVVGTGKPLGVQVGSELLGKVLDGLGQPLDGSLLPSRMPMFSTSNKPVNPMERPRVLETMSVGVRAIDGLLTVGKGQRVGIFAGSGVGKSTLMGMIARNTAADVNVIALVGERGREVRDFIERDLGPEGLERSVVIVATSDQPALIRIKGAVIATTIAEYFRDRGMNVMLMMDSVTRYAMAQREVGLAVGEPPAMRGYTPSVFASLPKLLERAGTGPTGSITAFYTVLVDGDDMNEPIADAVRGILDGHIVLNRSIANKGHFPAIDVLASISRVMKDIAPEEQLEAVNNMKRLMAVYKESEDLINIGAYQRGSNAAIDEAMDQIESIWNFTKQKVDEKVTLSEVQERLILEFARR from the coding sequence ATGAAGGTTCTTAGTTCACAGCGTTATATTGAGCACTTACGCCAGTTTGATCCTGTTCGGGTTAATGGTAAGGTCACTCAGGTTATCGGGCTTATGGTCGAGTCCGAAGGACCTGACGCTAGCATCGGTGACGTATGCTACATCTACCCGGGTAAATCGGAGAAACCGATTCAAGCCGAAGTCGTTGGTTTCCGGGATAACAAAGTGCTGCTGATGCCTTTGGGTGAATTGCAATCGATTGGTCCGGGGTGCGATGTCGTAGGTACCGGGAAGCCGCTTGGAGTTCAGGTTGGTTCAGAGCTGCTGGGTAAAGTGCTTGATGGGCTTGGACAACCTCTGGATGGTTCCCTGCTGCCTTCAAGGATGCCGATGTTCTCAACATCAAATAAACCTGTGAATCCGATGGAACGGCCGCGTGTACTGGAAACCATGAGTGTAGGAGTCAGAGCGATTGACGGTCTGTTGACTGTTGGTAAAGGTCAGCGGGTTGGTATTTTTGCCGGATCGGGTGTTGGTAAAAGTACATTGATGGGCATGATTGCCCGCAATACGGCCGCTGATGTAAATGTTATAGCACTTGTAGGTGAACGGGGACGCGAGGTTCGTGATTTTATTGAACGTGATCTCGGGCCGGAAGGGCTTGAGCGCTCGGTCGTCATAGTCGCAACTTCTGACCAACCGGCATTGATTCGAATTAAGGGGGCAGTCATTGCCACCACGATAGCGGAATATTTCAGGGACAGAGGCATGAATGTCATGTTGATGATGGATTCCGTTACTCGTTATGCCATGGCTCAGAGGGAAGTCGGACTTGCTGTAGGTGAACCTCCAGCGATGAGAGGTTACACACCTTCCGTATTTGCGAGTTTACCTAAATTGCTGGAGCGTGCGGGAACTGGACCAACTGGTTCCATAACAGCATTTTACACGGTGCTCGTTGATGGTGACGATATGAATGAACCAATTGCGGATGCGGTTAGGGGTATTCTGGACGGTCATATTGTACTGAATCGATCCATCGCGAACAAAGGACATTTCCCTGCAATCGATGTGTTAGCGAGCATTAGTCGCGTCATGAAAGATATCGCGCCTGAAGAGCAGCTGGAAGCCGTTAATAATATGAAGCGATTGATGGCCGTATACAAAGAATCCGAGGATTTGATCAACATTGGTGCGTATCAAAGAGGCTCGAATGCAGCAATTGATGAAGCAATGGATCAGATCGAAAGCATATGGAACTTTACCAAGCAAAAAGTGGATGAAAAAGTAACACTGAGTGAAGTGCAGGAACGTTTGATTCTTGAATTTGCAAGGAGATGA
- the fliE gene encoding flagellar hook-basal body complex protein FliE, with the protein MIQNNMFNTQVVQPLQMQNASVSKTSTPAETIQSFGTYLQEALGSVAAQETQAHEMSNQFLLGNVNVDQVMIASEQALLSLQLTSQVRNKVVEAYQEIMRTQM; encoded by the coding sequence ATGATTCAGAACAACATGTTTAACACACAGGTAGTTCAACCGTTGCAGATGCAAAATGCTTCCGTTAGCAAAACATCAACACCAGCCGAAACTATTCAGAGCTTCGGTACATACTTACAAGAGGCATTGGGGTCTGTGGCAGCGCAGGAGACGCAGGCACATGAAATGTCTAATCAATTTTTATTGGGGAATGTGAACGTGGATCAGGTAATGATCGCTTCAGAACAGGCCCTGTTGAGTCTGCAACTCACGTCGCAAGTCCGAAACAAAGTAGTCGAGGCGTATCAGGAGATTATGCGTACGCAAATGTAA
- the fliF gene encoding flagellar basal-body MS-ring/collar protein FliF, with protein MNERIAQYRDKATQYWNSFSKKQKVLLISTFLFLILAAVVLTMQLSKTEYEVAFTDLNSSDSAGVINYLDSSSIPYKLSADGKTISVPSTDVALAKVNIGSQGIIQNGSLGYKSFEESSSPIGMTDKEFDVKYNNAINGEVEQLLQRMQGIQDAKVLVNMPKDNIFAGLEEQDKASASVALQFKPGYHPNQAAVDGYFNLVKTAIPNLPIENITITNTDEAELIPTARGGSGGLSSEVQENMALQKKFENDVRNNVKQFLSQIVGEDKVNVLVASKLNFDKVTSKENLVTPVDEENMKGIEISVQEIQKSYTGASTPTGGVAGTGQEEVPGYPSADATGNSTSEESSSTVNYEVNRIAKDIISSPYTVKDLTINVAVEPPEGQTELQQPVQDAIENILVNIVRASLADSGDVITDADLTKKVSVISQGFQTAAAADTGFQLSTGMMWGVGALVAALIAAVVILLVRRRRKQNEEEEEEIPLPVATEFPSITLDSVTNESQVRKQLESLAKKKPDEFVNLLRTWLADE; from the coding sequence GTGAATGAGAGAATTGCCCAGTACAGGGATAAAGCAACCCAGTATTGGAATAGCTTCAGCAAAAAACAGAAAGTATTACTGATTTCCACCTTTTTATTTTTAATTCTGGCAGCGGTTGTACTAACCATGCAACTGTCCAAAACAGAATATGAAGTGGCATTTACCGATTTGAATTCCAGTGATTCTGCAGGAGTCATTAACTACTTAGATTCATCAAGTATTCCCTACAAATTAAGTGCAGATGGGAAAACCATATCGGTACCGAGCACGGATGTTGCACTTGCAAAAGTCAACATAGGATCACAGGGAATTATTCAGAATGGTTCATTAGGATATAAATCATTCGAGGAGTCCTCATCCCCGATCGGGATGACAGACAAAGAGTTCGATGTGAAGTACAACAATGCGATTAACGGAGAAGTTGAACAGTTACTCCAGCGCATGCAAGGGATTCAAGATGCAAAAGTCCTGGTCAATATGCCGAAAGATAACATCTTTGCTGGCCTGGAAGAGCAAGACAAAGCATCCGCTTCCGTAGCATTGCAGTTTAAACCGGGATATCACCCGAATCAGGCAGCGGTGGATGGATACTTTAACTTGGTAAAAACTGCTATTCCCAACCTGCCGATTGAAAATATTACGATCACCAACACGGATGAAGCCGAGTTGATTCCAACTGCTCGTGGGGGCAGCGGTGGATTATCCTCTGAAGTCCAGGAAAACATGGCTTTGCAGAAGAAGTTCGAAAATGACGTACGCAACAATGTAAAACAGTTTCTTTCTCAAATCGTAGGCGAAGACAAAGTGAATGTGCTGGTCGCTTCCAAGCTCAACTTTGATAAAGTGACAAGCAAAGAGAATCTGGTTACACCAGTCGATGAAGAAAACATGAAGGGCATCGAGATCAGTGTGCAGGAGATTCAAAAGAGTTATACAGGTGCGAGTACTCCAACAGGCGGTGTCGCAGGCACAGGTCAAGAAGAAGTTCCAGGGTATCCTTCAGCGGATGCAACGGGGAATTCTACTTCTGAGGAATCATCAAGCACTGTAAACTATGAAGTCAATCGAATTGCCAAAGATATCATTTCCAGTCCTTATACTGTAAAAGACTTAACCATTAACGTAGCAGTTGAACCACCTGAAGGGCAAACAGAATTACAACAACCTGTCCAGGATGCAATTGAAAATATTTTGGTGAATATCGTTCGAGCTTCACTTGCAGATTCAGGTGATGTAATTACAGACGCTGATCTGACCAAGAAAGTTTCGGTTATCTCCCAAGGTTTCCAGACTGCAGCCGCTGCAGACACAGGATTCCAGCTTTCGACAGGCATGATGTGGGGCGTAGGAGCATTGGTGGCAGCGTTAATCGCAGCAGTCGTTATCCTCCTCGTACGCCGTCGACGCAAACAAAACGAAGAGGAAGAAGAAGAGATTCCTCTCCCAGTAGCAACAGAGTTCCCGTCCATTACGTTGGACAGTGTAACGAATGAAAGTCAAGTGCGCAAACAATTGGAGAGTTTGGCGAAGAAAAAGCCAGACGAATTCGTCAATCTGCTGCGTACGTGGCTGGCTGACGAATAG
- a CDS encoding MotE family protein, whose product MAVKDTDIEKESGGGWEKFLMISIPIVFTVVLLGVLLTLFNVDIRNNMLELANKVPVVKDWVPDPVLDPEKEKLDESEKQVESAEATIEKLKSQVAAKETELQTAKEAASTEAKKASDLQAKLDEAEKAAEAAAAEVPESESDYQKQIKDLAKMYADMSPSKAAPILQNMTNEEMVLLLSAMQSTARTKVLEKMDPKTAADVTMMMKDAKPSGDLALDALQSRLKKETAATTTTSTTNSKNLDKTQLSQTFSSMSASSGAKLLLETYKLSPDKTLTILNSVDDATRSQLLENMSTENSAETAKILNRLMGNK is encoded by the coding sequence ATGGCTGTTAAAGACACAGATATCGAGAAAGAGTCAGGTGGCGGTTGGGAAAAGTTTCTAATGATTTCGATTCCCATTGTCTTCACCGTCGTACTGCTCGGTGTGCTGCTCACCTTATTTAATGTAGATATTCGCAATAACATGCTTGAGCTAGCTAACAAAGTTCCGGTAGTCAAGGATTGGGTGCCTGATCCTGTACTGGATCCAGAAAAAGAAAAGCTGGACGAAAGCGAAAAACAAGTGGAGAGTGCGGAAGCAACAATCGAAAAGTTAAAGTCTCAGGTAGCAGCCAAAGAAACAGAGCTTCAAACAGCAAAAGAGGCTGCTTCAACAGAAGCAAAAAAAGCAAGCGATCTGCAAGCGAAGTTGGATGAAGCGGAAAAAGCAGCGGAAGCTGCAGCCGCTGAGGTTCCAGAGAGCGAGTCTGATTATCAGAAACAGATTAAGGATTTGGCCAAAATGTATGCAGACATGAGTCCTAGCAAAGCGGCGCCGATTTTACAGAACATGACGAATGAAGAAATGGTGCTGCTTCTGAGTGCAATGCAGTCGACTGCTCGTACGAAAGTTTTGGAGAAAATGGATCCGAAAACGGCTGCAGATGTCACGATGATGATGAAGGACGCGAAACCATCCGGAGATTTGGCATTGGATGCTTTGCAATCCAGATTGAAGAAAGAAACGGCAGCGACTACCACTACGTCAACTACCAATTCGAAAAATCTGGACAAAACCCAGCTTAGCCAAACGTTCTCTTCAATGTCAGCCTCAAGCGGGGCGAAATTGCTTCTGGAGACATATAAACTCAGTCCAGATAAAACATTGACCATTTTGAATTCAGTAGACGATGCTACACGCTCACAATTACTTGAGAATATGTCCACAGAGAATTCAGCTGAAACAGCGAAGATCTTAAACCGGTTAATGGGCAATAAGTAA
- the flgC gene encoding flagellar basal body rod protein FlgC has translation MNISNSFSISSSALTAQRLRMDVISSNIANAETTRASVSNGEAVPYKRKMVVLEPNKTSFSSILQNQMGNKASGEGVRVSEIREDQSPLKPVYDPSHPDANAEGYVYMPNVDIAKEMVDMISASRSYEANVTALNSTKAMITKALEIGR, from the coding sequence GTGAATATCAGTAACAGTTTTAGCATTAGCTCCTCGGCCCTGACAGCCCAACGCTTGAGGATGGACGTCATATCTTCAAACATCGCTAATGCAGAGACGACTCGCGCCAGTGTATCCAATGGCGAAGCGGTTCCCTACAAAAGAAAAATGGTAGTGCTCGAACCAAACAAAACTTCGTTTAGCAGTATCCTACAAAATCAGATGGGCAATAAGGCCTCTGGTGAGGGAGTTAGAGTGTCAGAGATTCGTGAAGACCAGTCTCCTCTGAAACCTGTATACGATCCTTCTCATCCAGATGCCAACGCCGAAGGTTATGTGTACATGCCGAATGTGGATATTGCGAAAGAGATGGTTGACATGATCTCAGCATCTCGGTCCTACGAAGCGAACGTAACAGCATTAAATTCAACCAAAGCAATGATAACAAAAGCTTTAGAGATCGGAAGATAG
- the flgB gene encoding flagellar basal body rod protein FlgB has product MNLLNDISFKRLQGALDASNTRQQTIADNIANADTPYYKRSDVSFEEILKQQTDGDMPVLKGKVTDSRHFVIGPSSSVPTPVVTMDHSTSMNNNQNNVDIDKEMSLLAENQLRYNAYIQQVNEQIKMMRVGVEGR; this is encoded by the coding sequence GTGAATCTTTTGAATGATATTAGCTTTAAAAGATTACAAGGTGCACTCGATGCGTCCAACACCAGACAACAAACGATTGCAGACAACATTGCGAATGCGGACACCCCGTATTACAAGCGTTCTGACGTTTCTTTTGAAGAAATCCTAAAGCAACAAACGGATGGAGATATGCCAGTTCTCAAGGGGAAAGTAACGGACTCAAGGCATTTTGTCATAGGACCTTCCTCTTCCGTTCCTACACCTGTAGTAACAATGGATCATTCGACATCGATGAATAATAACCAGAATAATGTCGATATCGACAAAGAAATGAGCCTTCTGGCGGAGAACCAGTTGCGTTACAACGCTTATATTCAACAAGTGAATGAACAGATTAAAATGATGCGTGTTGGAGTGGAAGGGAGATAA